The following proteins are encoded in a genomic region of Hypanus sabinus isolate sHypSab1 chromosome 19, sHypSab1.hap1, whole genome shotgun sequence:
- the LOC132377815 gene encoding uncharacterized protein LOC132377815, with product MQAVETLKLHVLVERSDSSSIGSLDAISHVTGHRVQQPVGLNNASGRSCFQAHQRRWNKDWNLYLRLGGAASNQGPRSHSSNKSSPLPSHVYSNGSSLCAPVAGTQRKFSVTSQQLRSLRPLYDFCSPSSGLSQKRQINWAELQPDNEREYVKRATFSIRFMLKIKKAEHRGSFSRVGLQLVTEREYMKRKRIHHTEMAE from the exons ATGCAAGCGGTGGAG acTCTTAAGTTACATGTCCTTGTGGAAAGAAGTGACTCAAG TTCAATAGGATCTCTGGATGCCATCAGTCATGTTACCGGCCATCGGGTTCAGCAGCCAGTCGGATTAAACAACGCCTCAGGAAGAAGTTGTTTTCAGGCACATCAAAGAAGATGGAATAAAGACTGGAACCTATATCTGAGACTAGGT GGCGCCGCCTCCAACCAGGGCCCGAGAAGCCACAGCAGTAACAAATCATCTCCATTACCCTCCCACGTCTATTCCAACGGTTCATCGCTATGTGCCCCAGTTGCTGGCACACAAAGGAAGTTTTCTGTGACGTCACAGCAGCTACGTTCACTAAGGCCACTTTACGACTTCTGTTCCCCCTCCTCTGGTCTGTCTCAAAAGAGACAGATCAACTGGGCCGAACTGCAACCAGACAACGAGCGGGAATATGTGAAGAGAGCTACCTTTTCCATCAGGTTCATGCTCAAGATCAAAAAGGCAGAACATCGGGGCAGTTTTTCCAGAGTTGGACTGCAGCTGGTCACCGAGCGGGAATACATGAAACGAAAACGGATACACCAtactgaaatggcagagtag